GACATCTGCCGCTTGGGCGCCTGGGCTGCCTGCTCCCGCTCCAGGAGGCGTTCCTGGACGATGCGCTTGGCTTCCCGGTCGTTCTTCACCCGCTCGAAGATGTCGCCAGCTTTGGGCAGCTCCTGCAGGCCCAGGATGACCACCGGGGTGCTGGGGCCTGCCTCTTTGATGGGCTTGCCCTCGAAGTCGAACATGGCCTTGATGCGCCCCCAGGTGGTGTCCACCACGATGGTGTCGCCCCGCTTCAGGGTGCCGTTCTGGACCAGAAGCGTGGCCGTGACGCCCCGGTGCTTGTCCAGCTCGGCTTCGATCACCGTGCCCACACAGCGGCCCTTGGGGTTGGCCTTGTACTCTTCCACTTCGGCCACCACCAGGATGTTTTCCAACAACTCGTCGATGCCGATGTTGTTGAGGGCGCTGACCGGCACGACGATGGTGTCGCCACCCCATTCTTCGGGCTGGAGGCCTTCCTGGGCCAGCTCTTCCATGACCCGTTGGGGGTTGGCGTTGGCCTTGTCGATCTTGTTGAGGGCCACGATGATGGTGACCCCGGCCGCCCGGGCGTGGCTGATGGCCTCCCGGGTCTGGGGCATCACCCCATCGTCCGCAGCCACCACCAGGACCACGATATCGGTGACCTGGGCGCCCCGGGCCCGCATGGCTGTGAAGGCCTCATGGCCAGGGGTATCCAGGAAGGTGATCTTGCGGCCGTTGACCGTCACCTGGTAGGCGCCGGTGCGCTGGGTGATGCCGCCGGCTTCTCCTTCGGCCACGTTGGTGTTGCGGATGCGGTCCAGCAGGGTGGTTTTGCCATGGTCCACATGGCCGAGCACTGCCACCACCGGCGGCCGCTCCACCAGGTCCGATTCTTTCTCCTGGCTGATGATGCGCTGGACAAAGTTGTGGGGTGTCTGGGGCTGCTGCTCGGGCTGGCTTTCCGCTTCTTCCGTTTCGCTTTTTTCGGGTTCGGGCCATTTGACCGCGATGCCCAGTTCTTCGCCCAGGATGACGGCCGTGTCGTGGTCGATGCTATGGGTGATGGGCGCCATGATCCCATACTGCATCAGGACCTTGATCAGGTCGATGGGGCTCCGATCCATGAGTTTGGCCAGGTCGCGCACGGTGATGGCCTCGCCCACCACCACTTCTTTGGGCGCTTCCGCGGTTGCGGCCTTGCCGTCCCGCCGGGCTCCTTTGTGCCCGTTGACCGATTTCTGACCCTTGCCTTTCGGTTCCCGGCGAGGTTCAATTTCCCGTTCTTCTTCCCGTTCTTCGAGATCGAGATCTCGTACTTTGCTTTTGCTTTTTGCAGCCATTCCTTACTACCCCCTTCTGAATATAAAAACACTGCTGCACGGTCCCGGCATCCTGGCTCTGCACCCCGCCATCAGGCTGGCGGCCTTGTGGCGCATCCTGTTTTAGGGTGTGGCCTGGAAAGGGCCATCCGCTCTTTTCCTGTTTCCCCAGTGGGGAACACATCCCGTCTCCACGGCGCGAGCTCTGGTCGGCTTGTAAATCCGATCCTGGCCAGTCGTGTATAACCCTGTATCATATCGTGGCCACCTGACCTGATTCAAACCTGGGAACAGTGCAATGGTTCCAGGGCGATCGCAGGCGGGTGACGGAGCGCAGGGAATGCAACGGTCGTCGTGCCGGGTGGGCAGACCACCCAATGGTCGACAAACGGGGCAAGAGAAGGGGAGGGAGGAGGTCGGTATCCGGCGATTGGGTTGCCGCTACTGGGGACAACCCTTCTATCGCCCGGGCCGATGAAATCGACGGAGTGAAATCGACGTGGTGAAATCGACGAAGAAATGAGTCCGATCACCCAATCGTCATGACGATTCTCCCCGTTCCCCCTGGCCTGCCCGAAGCGCGTTTGCGCCAGGTAACAGGCCCTGGTTCCTTCCCGCCCTGCGCCACAGCGTTATCCGTGGTCATGGTCGTGGATGTGATACATGTGTCTCTGCCGTAGATTTGACCTCATGATGCTCATCGGCCGCCTGGTCCGCTGCCGCGTTGAGGGGCAGGGTGGCCATGTAGGCGGCCAGTTGTTGCCGGTTTGCCTCGCTGATACGGGTGCGCAACGCCTGTTCCAGCCGGTTACTGCGCAGGGCCGCCTGCCAGCACTCCTGGTACGGGTGCAGATAGGCGCCCCGCCCTGAGCGTTTGCCGGTGGGATCCACCTCCACGCCCTGCTCGGTGCGGACCAGCCGGACAAGCGCTCGCTTGCCCGCGACCTGGCGGCAGGCGATGCAGGTTCGCTGTGGAACGTGTTTGGGTCGATTTCCCTGGGTTTTACGCACCGTTTTCAGCCCCATGGCTCATGTCCCGTGGCATTCCTTACCTGCTCTGGTAACCCGGCCGGTGGCCCTGTGGACGGAACGATATCCCGCCCACAGGCGCCAGCCGTCCCGGGTTACAAATATTCGTCGTACTCGTCGTCTTCCACCAGGGGACGAGGCCGCTTTTTGCCCTTGGGCTTGCCTGCATCGGGCTTGCCCCCCTTCTTGGCCTTGGCCCGGGGCTTGCTCTTCTTTTTGCCCTTGGGCAGCTCTTCGTCATCCCAGAGATCATCATCCTCGTCGATGCCCGCCAGAAGCTCCGGTGGAATCTCAATCTCCTCAAAGTTGAAGTCCACATTCTTGCGGGCACGCAACATGTCCGCGGTGATGACTTCGGGCAGTTCG
The sequence above is drawn from the Litorilinea aerophila genome and encodes:
- the rnpM gene encoding RNase P modulator RnpM: MGLKTVRKTQGNRPKHVPQRTCIACRQVAGKRALVRLVRTEQGVEVDPTGKRSGRGAYLHPYQECWQAALRSNRLEQALRTRISEANRQQLAAYMATLPLNAAADQAADEHHEVKSTAETHVSHPRP
- the infB gene encoding translation initiation factor IF-2 translates to MAAKSKSKVRDLDLEEREEEREIEPRREPKGKGQKSVNGHKGARRDGKAATAEAPKEVVVGEAITVRDLAKLMDRSPIDLIKVLMQYGIMAPITHSIDHDTAVILGEELGIAVKWPEPEKSETEEAESQPEQQPQTPHNFVQRIISQEKESDLVERPPVVAVLGHVDHGKTTLLDRIRNTNVAEGEAGGITQRTGAYQVTVNGRKITFLDTPGHEAFTAMRARGAQVTDIVVLVVAADDGVMPQTREAISHARAAGVTIIVALNKIDKANANPQRVMEELAQEGLQPEEWGGDTIVVPVSALNNIGIDELLENILVVAEVEEYKANPKGRCVGTVIEAELDKHRGVTATLLVQNGTLKRGDTIVVDTTWGRIKAMFDFEGKPIKEAGPSTPVVILGLQELPKAGDIFERVKNDREAKRIVQERLLEREQAAQAPKRQMSLDELFARFEGGETKTLNLIVRADMQGTLEPIVKSLEDLSNDEITVKILQAAIGDISESDVMLAEASDAVIIGFSVGVDRAAQVRAEQSGVEIRHYDVIYKMIEDVEAAITGMLEPVYQDVVIGHAQVLQLFKLRRGTIAGCSVTDGVIKRNAMARVLRNGQEVISGTRIETLRRFTEDVNEVRTGFECGIKLAEGDDDLQEGDIIEVYERQRVR